Genomic DNA from Niallia circulans:
TGAATTTCATCCCATGATTTTCCGCGCAGTGAAGGTAATGTACCCGGGAATCCGCCTTTGTTCGTATAGACAAGAATGCCAACATTAAGTGGCTTCAATTTAGCTAAAAGCTCAAAATATAAATCCTCAGCAAGTGTTGTTTCATAAAGAAGCTCACCGTTTGCTGAATACATCATGCTTCCATTTAAACAGAAAATAGGAAGCTCCAGTTCAGCAACACCTGCAACTTTAATAACATCGGCATACTGTCTGCCTGTATTTAAAATGACCTCTATATCATTATCCTTCATTTGTTGAATTACCTGTCTATTTTTTTCGGAAATCTGGTGCTGGTCATCCAAAAGTGTGCCGTCCAGATCAATTGATACACATTTCATGTTCATTTTCCCCCTTAGTACTGTTCTCTTAGTATTATAAACATAAGACCTATCAATAGACAGCTTTTTGCATGCAAAAAAGAGGAGGTAGCTATACCTCCTCGCTTTATTATTGGTCAAGTGAAGTATCAAGTGGTTTAAGTCTCGCTTCAATTTCTGCGCGCTGCGGCTCTAAGAACGGTGGCAGTGCCAACGATTCACCAAGATGGTCGATATGCTCATCTGTATCAAAGCCTGGTCCATCTGTCGCAAGCTCAAACAAAATGCCGTTAGGCTCTCTGAAATAAAGAGATTTAAAGTAGAAGCGGTCAACGAAACCAGAGTTTTGAAATCTCGATTCATTTACTTTATTGATCCATTCATATAGTTCTTCTTCATCATCCACACGGAAGGCAACATGATGGACTCCGCCTCTGCCAAGGCGTTGAACAGGCAAATCTGTTCTTTCCTCGATATGAACCTCTGCACCTGTACCACCTTCACCTGTTTCAAAGACAAGAATATCTGGCTGATTTTCTATAGGAGAAGAAAATTGGCCACTTGCACGAAAGCCCATGATATCTGTTAGAACGCGGATTGTTGGTTGTGGTTTACGCACTGTTAATTGCACTGGTCCAAGACCGACAATAGCATGCTCTAATGGAATCGGTCCTTTTTTCCATGGTGTTCCTGCTTTAACGCCTTCGTTGTGTTCATCTGACACAAGGAAGAAGCGCTGACTTTCAAAATCACGGAATTCTAAAGCCCTACGTCCAGCACGTTCGATAATCCCTCCATGAGAAATTTGCAATTCATCAAATCGCTCGACCCAATATTGTAAGGAAGCATCACTCGGAACGCGTAGCGACAATGCGGAAATACTGCTGACACCTTCTCTGTTTGGGGCAAGGTTTGGAATTTCAAAGAAAGTAAGCTCTGTTCCTGGATTACCTTTTTCATCACCATAAAATAAATGATAAACAGATGTGTCATCCTGATTAACTGTTTTTTTAATAAGACGCATTCCTAATACCTTTGTGTAAAAGTCATAGTTTTGCGCTGCTTTTGATGTCATTGCTGAAACATGATGAATACCTTTAAACATCATTGTCATTTCCTTCTTTCTAGTTTTAAATTTTTTTCAGCAGTCCAAGTAACTGCTTCATTTCTGCTTCTGTTAATGCTTCAAACTGTGCTGCCTGAAACTCCTCTTGTTTAGGAATCACATCACTGTAAAGGTTTTGGCCTTTTTCAGTCAAGGAAACGTATTTCGTTTTCCACTCCTGTCTTCTTTCTACCAAGTCCTGCTCCTCCATTTTTTTCAGGAGCTGTGTTATATTTCCTTTTGACACAAGCAGTTTGTCTGCAAGCTCCTGCTGTGTGATGGAATGATTATGACCAATTTGGGCAAGCATATCGAGCTGAGCGACATTTAATCCGAATTGCTGTAAATACTGATTGCTTTTTCTGTTGCTTTTGTTGTAAAACCTTGATAATCGGAACCATAATAAGACACCAAGCCTTGTATTCCTTTTGGTTTTCATTGTTCAATCACCTTATCGTCTTTCGGTTTAGTGCTAAACTTATATTATCAGTTTACTTCTAAACTGATTAACAGTCAATATTTATTACCAAAAAAATTGTTAAAAAAAAACCTCAAGCGATACACCGCTTGAGCTTCTTCTTACAAATTAATTTCCAACCTAACAGGACAATGATCGCTTCCTAATACATTACAATGTATTTCTGTATCGACAAGCAGTTCCTTTAGACGTTCAGAAAGGATAAAATAATCGATTCTCCAACCAATATTCCGCTCTCTTACCTTCGCCATATATGACCACCATGTGTAAACATCGCCTCGGTCCGGATAAAGATAACGGAAGCTGTCAATAAATCCTAAGTCAAGGAGGCTAGTCATTTCTCCGCGCTCTTCTATCGTAAATCCTGAGTTGCCAAGGTTAGATTTAGCATTTTTTAAATCTAATTCTGCATGAGCGACATTAAGATCTCCGCAGTAAATGACAGGTTTCTGCTCATCAAGTGCTTGAATATACAGCTTAAGCTGCTTCTCCCATTCTATTCTATATGGCAAGCGGCTTAAATCTCGTTTAGAGTTAGGTGTATATACATTCAGCAAATAAAATTCAGGAAACTCTAAAGTGATCGCCCTTCCTTCCAGTTCTTCAAAATCATCGCCAATCCCATATTTGACACTTAGCGGCTTCTGTTTAGTAAACACCGCCGTTCCAGAGTAGCCTTTACGCTCCGCATAATTCCAAAATTGATGATATCCCTCTAAATCTAATTGAATTTGCCCTTCTTGCAGCTTTGATTCTTGTATACAAAAAATATCAGCATCTATTTCATGAAAAAAATCTAAAAAGCCCTTTTTAACACATGCTCTTATTCCATTAACATTCCATGTTACTACCTTCATTTGTATTGCTCCTTACCTATAAGTTCTACTAAATTAATAGAGTACCATGAATAAAGCAGTGAATAAAGTAATATATCTTTCCATGAAAATAACTTTTGAATATGAAACGCAAAGACTAGTTGCTTCATTATCTACCTATTTTAAATTTTTTAAGTTCCGCACTTAAGCAGTTAAAACTTTTACTTTCCCCACACTAATCTTATACACTGCCAAAAACAGAACTAGTATGAAAATGTTAAGCGGTTGCTCACTAGTTCCGTTTTCTCTGACAGAATTCAATTAGACTTAGTTTTTATACAATAGTTGGTGCTCCTGCATAGCCTACATCATAATGACGAATGAGTTGATAAAGTCCTTTGGCAATTTGTTCTTTCCCATAAAGTGGTTTGCCATGTCCTGTATAGATGGTGCTCGGCTCCAATTTTGCGAGCTTCATGATAGACTCTCTGCTTTCGGCTCTGTTTGAAGTGAAGTAAGCTGGTGGTCCATGCAGCTCTTCTTTCTGTGTTAAGACAGAAAATAAGGACTCTTGTTTAACAGTAACGAAGGCATCACCAGCCAGCAGCACTCCATCCTCTTTTCTGAATAAGGAAATATGGCCTTTCGTGTGCCCTGGTGTATGGATACACTCCCATCCCTCCATGAAATTCAGCTCTATACCCGTCTCAAGTACTTTCAAGTTAGAATGCAGCTGAATACCATCCCGAGGATATAACGGCGACAACAACGACATAACGCCCTTTACAACAAATGGTGTTGGTCTTGGATAAACCTCTTCACCAGTTAAATAGGACATTTCCTCGCTATGGGCATATATGGGCACATCCCACTCACGCAGCAAGGTTTGCAATGCTCCAATATGATCAAAATGACCATGTGTTAAAATGATTGCTCTTGGCTTTCTGTCACCAAATAATGATTTAGCATATTGCAAAATAAACCTGGCCGAATATGGTATGCCTGCATCGACCAATATCCAATCTTGCTTGTTCTTACCTAAGCCTGATACAAATGCAATATTTGCGATAGCCGTTTTATATCCATAAACATTACTTGCTATTTTCATGTACCTATCTCCTTTTTACGTTTAGTATTGCCTAACATTTTGATCTGACACAAAAAATACATTTTTAAGTAAATTCAATGAAAGTCTTAAAGAAAAAAGGGGTTATATGTAACTAATCCATTGAGAGATTGCTTCATCTTTTTTTGCTCAATCCTAAGGTACACATGCCATCTCTCGACTCGCAGTATTGGGAAAATCAGCAGTTACTTACATGTCAATGTATGATGCTCAAACATCTTTTTCGAGTGCGCTCAATCGTAATAATCTGTATTCCTCGTATGTAAGCCAAGTTGGATATTTTGACCATGCACGAAAAAAAATGATAAGATGACACCGAGGTGAACAATAATGATAGATTCATTTAAAGCAGTTGTTGTTAATAAACAAGACGAAGATTTTTCTTTGCATGTAGAACAAGTAAACTTAGACAAGTTATCTAAAGGCAATGTATTAATAGAAGTGCATTATTCAGGAATCAATTATAAAGATGGTCTCGCAAGTGTGCCAAACGGAAAAATCGTGCGTTCCTATCCACATATCCCTGGTATTGATTTAGCTGGTGTTGTGGTCGAATCGGAAGATTCTCGTTACCAACCGGGAGATAAAGTGATTGCAACCAGCTATGAAATTGGTGTATCTCACAGTGGTGGTTATAGTCAATACGCAAATATCCCGGCAGATTGGGTTGTGCCACTTCCAGACGGACTTACATTAAAGGAAGCGATGATTATCGGGACAGCTGGCTTCACTGCTGCATTATCTGTCCAGCGCTTAGAGGAGAATGGCTTAAAGCCTGAAAATGGAAAAGTACTTGTAACAGGGGCTACAGGTGGAGTTGGAAGCTTCGGTGTTGCGATGCTTGCAAAGCTTGGCTATAATGTTGAAGCTAGTACAGGCAAGGAATCAGAGCATGAATACTTAACAACGATCGGCGCGAGCAGTATTATTGCTAGAGATGAAGTTTATAACGGCAATCTGAAGACATTAGATAAGCAGGAATGGGCTGGTGCAATCGATCCTGTTGGCGGGGCTACATTGGCAGCTATCACAAGCAAGCTTCAATATAACGGCTCTGTAGCTGTTAGCGGCTTAACAGGCGGCGGAGATGTCCCAACATCTGTTTATCCATTTATATTAAGAGGCGTTAACATATTAGGAATAGACTCGGTTTACTGTCCAATGGAGACAAGGCTGAAAGTGTGGAACCGAGTTGCCTCTGACTTGAAAATCGATGACTTTACTCCATTTATCGCCAAAGAAGTTACACTTGATGAACTTCCTGACCTTTTGCCAACTATTCTGCAAGGCGGAATCCGCGGCAGAATTATTGCAAATATTAAAGGATAAATAAAAAAAAGGACCTTGAAAAAGGTCCTTTTTACTTACTTGATTTGCATCCATGTATCCACATAATGAACAGCAAGATTAACGTTTTCTTGCGGATATGCTTTTGCTACTTTTGCAAGCTCGTTTTTCATATATGTTTTACTTTTTTCATAAAAGCTTATATTAGAACCCTCTGCTGACTCACCAGTTTCGACACCAATATTGATTGCTTTTCCAGCATCCTTCGCATATTGCACTTCTGTTTTCACAAGTGAATTAATGCCGTTTGCACCTGTTGCTGTATTTCTGTATGCCATAATAGTGACAGCATCAGTATTTTTGATTGCCCATTTTGCAAGATTGCTTTTTCCATATGTGTTGGCAAATGTAATTTCGTCAAACCAAAATGGCATATCAATGCTTAAATCTAAGCTTAATTTAGAACTTAACTGACTGCTGCGTTTAATCAGCTTTTGATAAGCTAGGACAACAGCATCTCTGTCTGTGTTCCATTCTGTTAATATATACGGTTCAACATCAAAATGTACACCATTGAAGCGTTGATTTGCAGCGCTGCTCTTTTGGTAATTCTTAAGCCATGCGAACATGCTGTCCGCATATGCTTGTCCGCCTGCCAATGCCCATTTCGCAGCACCATCTAATGCATGAACACTGATGCTTTTTGCTGTAGCTTTGGCAATAAATTGTTGATATGTTTTTCGTTCAACCTCTTGGTCAATTTGCAGGTAGACGTCTGTCACATTGTTTTTCACAAGGAAATTAATGACTTTATTTTGTCCAGCTGCAGTTGTTAGTGACCATGGATTCCAGATCCAAGTTGCATTTGTTTTGCTGTTTGCAGCAGCATTTGTATGAATAGAAGGTAGCATTAAGCCCACCACCAAAATTAAAATTGCTAGTTTCTTCATTATATATACTTCTCCTTAAGAAAAGCCTAGACCAATCCAAAGGAGAAGTCTGGCAGCCTGGCAGCCATTCGTTTTGATAAACGGTTAGGCCCATAGCTTTGCGTCCTTGCTTTTCAACAAGTTTGCCCTTTTCAGATATTTTTTAGTTAGTTATATTATAGCGTGTTTCATTCTTTTTTCCTAGTACTTTTCTCACAAAGAATGAAATGAAAATTATGGAAGAACTGTGATAAATGCATTTATCATAAGCTAATCATTAAGTAATCATTTTCTAGTTAACATAATAAAATTATAATCACCTGTCTTCAATCGCTTTACAAACCCCAATCGTTAATTCCTGCGTAATTTCATCTAATTTCGGCTCAAGTACACTATTAACCATCGGTGCAAATGTACCAAATGCATTTATTTCCAAATAACCAGTCATTTTTGTTTGTGTTTCTCCGACTTGCTGTGCTGAAAAATAACCGCTCCCGATAAATTTTTCATTTATGCCTGTCAGCTTGAAAGAAACTTGAGATGGTTCCTCCCATTTCAGTATATCTATCCGTAAAGAGATTTTTTTCTTTATGAAGCCAATATCTGTCTTAAACTCCCATGTTGAAACTAAATCAGAGATAATCTGATGCTGAATATAACCAGGAACTAACGGAGCCCAATTATCCATCGACCTGACAAAATCCCACACCCTTTCAAGGGGAGCTTTAACAACTATACTATGCTTTTTGCTAGGCATTGCTCACACTTCCTTCTTTTCATGTCTATTACTATGCATATTCATATAGGAAGAAAGTATGTTTAGCAAAAAGGATTTTTACTTAGTTAACATAATATTATTATCGTGACTTAGTTGAAGTAATCTGACAATTCCATTTCCATTGCTTTTTCCTTCTGATCATCAGACACATGTGTATATTTTTGAGTTGTGTTTAAATTGGTGTGTCCTAGCAGCTCTTGAATTGTACGAATATCTCGTCCATCCCTGACGAGATGTGTCGCAAAGCTATGACGCAGCTTATGGCTGGAAATCGACTTTTGCTTCCAATTGTATTCTGGGTATTCCTGTTCAATACTGTTACAAATTCGCTCGGTTATTTCCTGTATCCGCCTTCTAGAAATCCTTTTTCCTCGTCTTGAGATGAACAAGGCATCCTCATTTCCTCGCATCGGCAGAATTCTATCTTCCTTTATATAAGACATTAACTCCTCATAAAGCTTTATAGGCAACGGAATATATCTTGTTTTATTACCTTTTCCTAACACCTGCAGTCCTCTTTTTGCTGGTTGAATCGAGGATATATTTAATATATGTATCTCAGAAACACGCAATCCAGCAAAAGCCATCAGGCCCATCATCACTTTATTTCTTTTTTGATGCTGCTTTTGAGATACAATGCTGATCATATCAAAAAACGCCTTCAGTTCATCCTTCTCTAAATAACTCGGCAATTTTCCTTTTTGTTCCTTCGCGCTTTCTAACTCAGCAGCAATGTTTTTATCAAGTAAGTCATAATCCATTAAGCACTTAAAAAATGATCTTAATGCCGTCAGTCGTCTATTCCTTGATGTAGCACTATTGCCCCGCTTTGTTTTCAATTCATTCATGAATAGGGTTATATGCAGCTTTTTTACTTCATGCAATTCTACCTTTTCTGCTTTTTTCCGAGTCATAAATTCTAAAAATAAGTATATATCGCGTACATAGTTTTCCATTGTGAACTTGCTGTAGTCTTTATTATCCATTTCTGTTTTAAAGATAGTGACTTCTTCCTCATACCATTCTGCTAATAAACGATTATCCATCTCTAATAAACCACCAATCTTCGACTTTTATCTATTATTTATTATACTATATTCCTTAAAAAACCGCACATAAGAGATATTATGCGCGGTTATGCAGTCAAAACTGCTACAAAGGAATTAAGTTAGCATCTGCGTGTTATGACCTATTTAATTTATTGTATTTTATTGGGATAATTAGTAGAAATAACAAGCTTTCTAAAGCTTACATATGAGGTGTTTCCAATCAAGATTCTCTTTTGGACAATTGGTATTTTAAATTTAGCTGATGGAATATTGACATATATCGGAATGCATCTCCAACTGATTGGTGAAGCAAATCCGTTAATGAGTTCCGTTTGGGAGCTGTCTCCTTATTTGTTTTTATGCTGTAAAATCGGTTTATCCATTTTCCTGTTTATTCTCGCCGCATATTTCACAACGAAGCATGTGAAAACATGGAGAATAATTCTATCTGTACCACTGCTATTATATGTAAGCATATTTGCTGTCCACCTTACTTGGATATCATATGCATTTTGAAGTTTAATATAATAATATTATGTAAACTAAAGTGGTTAACTTATAAACAATAACTCCTTATCATCAAGATAAGGAGTTTCTTTTATTATATAATTTTCCTGCCAAGCTGTCCTAATGCATAATGAATGCCGTGCTTTAATGTTTGGAAGCAATCAAATTGTGATAAGTTAATGTTTGCCTGTGATACGACGATGCTCAATTCTGGTGAAATTCCGACTAAAATTGTTTTTATGCCAATTAAGTTTGCAGCTGAACCGATTTTTTCTAAAAGACTTGCAGTATGCTGGCTAATATCTCGGTCCAAACCAGTTAAGTCTAACACTAAATAACTTGCTTTGTACTGAGGTAAATTATTAAGAGTATTTGTTACAAGTAATTCTGACCGATCTTCGTCGTATTTTCCCAAAAGCGGAACAATGACAATGTCATCATGGACAGGAATAATTGGGGAGGAAATTCTTTTCACAAGGTCTTTCAGCTCTTTTGTTTTTTCCTCCACAAGCTGCTCCAATTGCGAAATTTGTTCTGATTCTTTTTTTCGTGCCAGTTCATGGATATTGTCTGATACAGTTATTTTGGAAGGGAAATACTTGATGATGCTGTATTCATAGCCTTCAAGCTGCTCCTGCACAACCTTATACCAAATATTTGTACCGAATAATTTTGAGAAAATCCCAGCATAATGTGCTGCTAAAAAATGTCCGCCTTTTTTCTTGCCTTGTGCAAGATTTATTTTATGTTCCCAGCTATCTTTAATATGTGCTGTTAATGTTTTGTTTGTAAAATCCAAATCATGGATATCTGCTAAGCCCCAGCCTGCAGATGCATATGTAGCTGTTATGAGAGTTGCTGCTTCTTTCACATCTACATCCTTCATCTTGTCAAAGTAATCACCAACTACAAGACCTTGTCTAAAGCCTGTAGCTTCAAATACTAAGCTTGAAGCTTCTTCGCCGGAAATTTCCTCAATTGTATCGAAAAAAGTTCTCATCGCACTGGAAATCCAGAAAAGCACGGAATCTTGTTGTTCAAAGATAAACCTGCCTTTTTCTAATTCCCATTCAAAATTTAAACCACCAATATTAATAGACGAATGCTTACTCATCTTAATCCCCTTCATACGCTCATTTTCTTTTTCTCTATTTATGTATATTCACTTTGCATATATACACCTTTTCACCTATTTTTAAACCTTTATTCGCAACATTTTTTTGTTGATCTCGTTAATTGAATGCTACTATTTCTTTTATGTTTAAGATTCGCCAATAGAATAGTATAACTAATTCGAATCAAATTCAATAAAAATTTTTTGTATCCTCTCACCCGTATTGTTTAATAATAAAAATATTATTCATTCATGAAGGAGTGGAGCACGAATGACTGCTTGGGAATTAAAACAAACGTATCTTAATGTCTCTGGAATTAACTTGTATTGTGAATACATACTAAATGAAAAACCACTGATTGTTCTAATTCACGGGTTTGCATCCTCAACCTATACATTTCGCCGAGTTATCCCTTTTCTGCAGGAGCATTATTCAGTTATTGCCATTGACCTTCCTGGCTTTGGAAAAAGTGATAAATCCACCTCATTTATTTACAGCTTTCAGAACTATTCGAAGCTACTGCTGGAATGTTTGAACCAATTTGGATACTCTAATTTCCATATCGTAGCACATTCTATGGGAGGACAAATAGCCCTCAATATGGCATTGCTCGCTCCTGAGCGAGTAACCAAATTAGTTTTGCTATGCAGCTCTGGTTACTTAAAACGAGCAAGAAAAGCGCTTATTTATACTTCTTATTTGCCATTATTTGAAAAATTAGCCTATTATTATGTGCAAAAAAAAGGGGTAAGACACCATTTAAACAATGTCTTCTTTGACAAGTCATTAATCAATGATGAAATGATTGAGGAATTCGGCAAACCACTTAATGAAAAAGGATTTTATAAGGCTTTAATCCGCCTTCTTCGTCATCGTGAAGGAGATTTGTTGCCAAACCAGCTTCAGGATATTCATGTACCTACACTATTAATATGGGGTGAGGAGGATCGCGTTGTTCCATTGGAGATTGGCAAGCGTCTCGTTCGTGATTTGCCTGATGCACAGTTAATTACTTATAAAAAAACCGGCCATTTAATTACAGAGGAACAGCCTGAGCTTGTCTTTAAAAATATTATGATGCACATGATTTAACAGCTATTAATACAAAAAAAACTAACTTAAAAGGTTATTCTCTCCGGACCTTCTAAGTTAGCTATTGATGTGTTTAAGAAAGCTTTT
This window encodes:
- a CDS encoding amidase → MKKLAILILVVGLMLPSIHTNAAANSKTNATWIWNPWSLTTAAGQNKVINFLVKNNVTDVYLQIDQEVERKTYQQFIAKATAKSISVHALDGAAKWALAGGQAYADSMFAWLKNYQKSSAANQRFNGVHFDVEPYILTEWNTDRDAVVLAYQKLIKRSSQLSSKLSLDLSIDMPFWFDEITFANTYGKSNLAKWAIKNTDAVTIMAYRNTATGANGINSLVKTEVQYAKDAGKAINIGVETGESAEGSNISFYEKSKTYMKNELAKVAKAYPQENVNLAVHYVDTWMQIK
- a CDS encoding NADPH:quinone oxidoreductase family protein — encoded protein: MIDSFKAVVVNKQDEDFSLHVEQVNLDKLSKGNVLIEVHYSGINYKDGLASVPNGKIVRSYPHIPGIDLAGVVVESEDSRYQPGDKVIATSYEIGVSHSGGYSQYANIPADWVVPLPDGLTLKEAMIIGTAGFTAALSVQRLEENGLKPENGKVLVTGATGGVGSFGVAMLAKLGYNVEASTGKESEHEYLTTIGASSIIARDEVYNGNLKTLDKQEWAGAIDPVGGATLAAITSKLQYNGSVAVSGLTGGGDVPTSVYPFILRGVNILGIDSVYCPMETRLKVWNRVASDLKIDDFTPFIAKEVTLDELPDLLPTILQGGIRGRIIANIKG
- a CDS encoding alpha/beta fold hydrolase codes for the protein MTAWELKQTYLNVSGINLYCEYILNEKPLIVLIHGFASSTYTFRRVIPFLQEHYSVIAIDLPGFGKSDKSTSFIYSFQNYSKLLLECLNQFGYSNFHIVAHSMGGQIALNMALLAPERVTKLVLLCSSGYLKRARKALIYTSYLPLFEKLAYYYVQKKGVRHHLNNVFFDKSLINDEMIEEFGKPLNEKGFYKALIRLLRHREGDLLPNQLQDIHVPTLLIWGEEDRVVPLEIGKRLVRDLPDAQLITYKKTGHLITEEQPELVFKNIMMHMI
- a CDS encoding ring-cleaving dioxygenase translates to MMFKGIHHVSAMTSKAAQNYDFYTKVLGMRLIKKTVNQDDTSVYHLFYGDEKGNPGTELTFFEIPNLAPNREGVSSISALSLRVPSDASLQYWVERFDELQISHGGIIERAGRRALEFRDFESQRFFLVSDEHNEGVKAGTPWKKGPIPLEHAIVGLGPVQLTVRKPQPTIRVLTDIMGFRASGQFSSPIENQPDILVFETGEGGTGAEVHIEERTDLPVQRLGRGGVHHVAFRVDDEEELYEWINKVNESRFQNSGFVDRFYFKSLYFREPNGILFELATDGPGFDTDEHIDHLGESLALPPFLEPQRAEIEARLKPLDTSLDQ
- a CDS encoding DUF5658 family protein, whose product is MFPIKILFWTIGILNLADGILTYIGMHLQLIGEANPLMSSVWELSPYLFLCCKIGLSIFLFILAAYFTTKHVKTWRIILSVPLLLYVSIFAVHLTWISYAF
- a CDS encoding MarR family winged helix-turn-helix transcriptional regulator, coding for MKTKRNTRLGVLLWFRLSRFYNKSNRKSNQYLQQFGLNVAQLDMLAQIGHNHSITQQELADKLLVSKGNITQLLKKMEEQDLVERRQEWKTKYVSLTEKGQNLYSDVIPKQEEFQAAQFEALTEAEMKQLLGLLKKI
- a CDS encoding STAS domain-containing protein, translating into MSKHSSINIGGLNFEWELEKGRFIFEQQDSVLFWISSAMRTFFDTIEEISGEEASSLVFEATGFRQGLVVGDYFDKMKDVDVKEAATLITATYASAGWGLADIHDLDFTNKTLTAHIKDSWEHKINLAQGKKKGGHFLAAHYAGIFSKLFGTNIWYKVVQEQLEGYEYSIIKYFPSKITVSDNIHELARKKESEQISQLEQLVEEKTKELKDLVKRISSPIIPVHDDIVIVPLLGKYDEDRSELLVTNTLNNLPQYKASYLVLDLTGLDRDISQHTASLLEKIGSAANLIGIKTILVGISPELSIVVSQANINLSQFDCFQTLKHGIHYALGQLGRKII
- a CDS encoding tyrosine-type recombinase/integrase, which produces MDNRLLAEWYEEEVTIFKTEMDNKDYSKFTMENYVRDIYLFLEFMTRKKAEKVELHEVKKLHITLFMNELKTKRGNSATSRNRRLTALRSFFKCLMDYDLLDKNIAAELESAKEQKGKLPSYLEKDELKAFFDMISIVSQKQHQKRNKVMMGLMAFAGLRVSEIHILNISSIQPAKRGLQVLGKGNKTRYIPLPIKLYEELMSYIKEDRILPMRGNEDALFISRRGKRISRRRIQEITERICNSIEQEYPEYNWKQKSISSHKLRHSFATHLVRDGRDIRTIQELLGHTNLNTTQKYTHVSDDQKEKAMEMELSDYFN
- a CDS encoding exodeoxyribonuclease III, translated to MKVVTWNVNGIRACVKKGFLDFFHEIDADIFCIQESKLQEGQIQLDLEGYHQFWNYAERKGYSGTAVFTKQKPLSVKYGIGDDFEELEGRAITLEFPEFYLLNVYTPNSKRDLSRLPYRIEWEKQLKLYIQALDEQKPVIYCGDLNVAHAELDLKNAKSNLGNSGFTIEERGEMTSLLDLGFIDSFRYLYPDRGDVYTWWSYMAKVRERNIGWRIDYFILSERLKELLVDTEIHCNVLGSDHCPVRLEINL
- a CDS encoding MBL fold metallo-hydrolase, whose protein sequence is MKIASNVYGYKTAIANIAFVSGLGKNKQDWILVDAGIPYSARFILQYAKSLFGDRKPRAIILTHGHFDHIGALQTLLREWDVPIYAHSEEMSYLTGEEVYPRPTPFVVKGVMSLLSPLYPRDGIQLHSNLKVLETGIELNFMEGWECIHTPGHTKGHISLFRKEDGVLLAGDAFVTVKQESLFSVLTQKEELHGPPAYFTSNRAESRESIMKLAKLEPSTIYTGHGKPLYGKEQIAKGLYQLIRHYDVGYAGAPTIV
- a CDS encoding CoxG family protein, producing the protein MPSKKHSIVVKAPLERVWDFVRSMDNWAPLVPGYIQHQIISDLVSTWEFKTDIGFIKKKISLRIDILKWEEPSQVSFKLTGINEKFIGSGYFSAQQVGETQTKMTGYLEINAFGTFAPMVNSVLEPKLDEITQELTIGVCKAIEDR